A window of the Candidatus Zixiibacteriota bacterium genome harbors these coding sequences:
- a CDS encoding 3-oxoacyl-[acyl-carrier-protein] synthase III C-terminal domain-containing protein has translation MPRLCAIETAVPQYAFSQTEISHFAAEHFGSHLGDLEKLMPIFSNAGIATRYFAKPLDWVGRKRTMAESNAAYIETATALSLQAVTAVLEKNNLERNQIDYIIYVNTTGLATPSIDARLINLLNFRRDIRRTPIWGLGCAGGAAGLSHAFHYAQGHPRERILVVSTELCSLTFIPDDHSKSNFVATALFADGSAAALVVGDKVELPGLEMLASRSTFYPDSLDVMGWNIDTRGLQVVFAQRIPDIVAEHAKKDLSQFLDECELRLGDISQFLFHPGGTKVLQAYENALGITNGSLSLSKTILSEYGNMSSCTVLFVIERYLKEYGFGRGGHGLVSALGPGFCSESLLLEL, from the coding sequence GCATCTGGGAGATCTGGAAAAGCTCATGCCGATATTTTCCAATGCCGGAATTGCCACCCGCTATTTTGCCAAACCCCTCGACTGGGTCGGCAGAAAACGGACAATGGCCGAGAGCAATGCCGCCTATATCGAAACCGCAACCGCGCTTTCCTTACAGGCCGTTACGGCCGTTCTCGAAAAAAACAATCTTGAGCGCAACCAAATCGATTATATCATCTATGTCAACACCACCGGACTCGCGACACCCTCAATCGATGCCCGGCTCATCAATCTGTTGAATTTCCGGCGAGACATTCGCCGAACACCCATCTGGGGTCTGGGATGCGCCGGCGGCGCGGCGGGACTTTCGCATGCCTTCCATTACGCCCAAGGACATCCCCGCGAGAGGATTCTTGTCGTCTCGACCGAACTCTGCTCGCTCACTTTTATTCCCGATGACCATTCCAAAAGCAATTTTGTGGCGACTGCGCTCTTTGCCGATGGCTCAGCCGCGGCGCTGGTTGTGGGTGATAAAGTCGAACTGCCGGGGCTGGAGATGTTGGCAAGCCGAAGTACCTTCTATCCCGATTCGCTCGATGTAATGGGCTGGAATATCGACACCAGAGGTCTTCAGGTTGTCTTTGCCCAGCGCATTCCTGATATTGTCGCTGAACATGCCAAAAAAGACCTGTCGCAATTTCTCGATGAGTGTGAGTTACGTCTTGGCGATATCAGCCAATTTCTCTTTCACCCGGGCGGAACAAAAGTGCTCCAGGCGTACGAGAATGCCCTTGGCATTACAAATGGAAGTCTTTCGCTGTCGAAAACAATTCTTTCCGAATACGGCAATATGTCATCGTGCACCGTGCTCTTTGTAATAGAGCGCTATCTAAAAGAGTACGGATTTGGGCGCGGCGGACACGGACTTGTCTCGGCCCTCGGCCCAGGATTTTGCTCCGAGTCGTTGCTGTTGGAATTGTAG
- a CDS encoding PDZ domain-containing protein, with amino-acid sequence MLRYKFIPCAVFALGSIFVQSISAQPAVRLNRENISLQRNLYPDYYSTVSAANDIRWVTRNDSALTAFWQNSGQNVLSILESLSGIRWSETNFDIYLIRYYPSIGEGMPTIIPVGGIKNGSLVEAAPSGNEQYLNIMYQLARRLLTQATRSNSPVAPYIVNHPLMQDSPLRRDNLAMLLALVTAQRALGQGQAQSAINSPVWMHNFPSRELFEEYLYNKWVLTPEKPLSAWLMSESYAGDLVNATRTVRANASAPQTESNEQIDGIPPKGKFGFSVALEESNRLVVDNIDPSRAASACGLQVGDAILYVDGIRPKTHKELVEKIYAGIGNGNGMSKVAVIRDGKTINLFFRSGKVNEPEEKQAGQ; translated from the coding sequence ATGTTGAGATACAAATTCATACCCTGCGCCGTATTCGCGCTTGGTTCTATATTCGTTCAATCGATTTCGGCTCAGCCAGCTGTAAGGTTGAACCGTGAAAACATCAGCCTCCAGAGAAATCTCTATCCTGATTATTATTCAACCGTCTCGGCCGCCAATGATATTCGCTGGGTAACCCGAAACGACAGCGCGCTTACCGCATTTTGGCAGAATTCAGGTCAGAACGTGCTCTCGATTCTTGAATCGCTTTCGGGGATTCGTTGGAGCGAGACGAATTTTGATATCTATCTGATTCGCTATTATCCAAGCATCGGCGAGGGGATGCCGACAATAATTCCGGTGGGGGGAATAAAAAATGGCTCGCTTGTCGAAGCCGCGCCGAGCGGGAACGAGCAGTATCTAAATATTATGTATCAACTCGCGCGTCGCTTGCTCACTCAAGCAACCCGCAGCAACAGCCCGGTTGCGCCGTATATTGTCAATCACCCTCTCATGCAGGACAGCCCCCTGCGACGGGATAATCTTGCGATGCTATTGGCCTTGGTAACCGCCCAGCGGGCCCTTGGCCAAGGGCAGGCGCAATCTGCGATCAATTCGCCGGTCTGGATGCATAATTTCCCTTCGCGTGAACTTTTCGAAGAATATCTTTACAACAAGTGGGTATTGACGCCGGAAAAGCCATTGAGCGCATGGCTCATGAGTGAATCATACGCCGGTGATCTGGTCAATGCCACTCGCACTGTTCGGGCCAACGCCAGCGCACCTCAGACCGAATCAAACGAGCAGATAGATGGTATCCCCCCAAAAGGAAAGTTCGGATTTTCAGTCGCGCTTGAGGAGTCCAACAGACTGGTCGTGGACAATATCGATCCCTCGCGCGCGGCATCGGCCTGCGGATTACAAGTCGGCGATGCAATTCTGTATGTCGATGGAATCAGGCCAAAAACACACAAAGAGCTTGTGGAAAAAATCTATGCCGGTATCGGTAATGGCAACGGCATGTCCAAAGTGGCCGTTATCCGGGATGGAAAGACAATAAATCTTTTTTTCCGGTCCGGCAAGGTCAATGAGCCTGAGGAAAAACAGGCCGGACAGTAG
- a CDS encoding DUF4430 domain-containing protein, with the protein MNSPIESLCADRLWFSREDRQVTQRHESRQDSPEPEAATEWCRASLDDAAISVIFPYDYTTSGSHMRAYSSTKGMSSSPSYILIALFLLILSIGCKEKDQAAPALTPDTTTQAETERPKSRDSVVVMLVGVDSTTVLELLDRDHDLRYKSTSMGAFVEAIDSIEQSSNAFWMYSVNDSMIPMASDKRYITTGDTVRWMLKVRP; encoded by the coding sequence ATGAATAGTCCAATTGAATCCTTGTGCGCAGACCGTCTCTGGTTCTCACGAGAAGACCGTCAGGTCACACAGCGCCACGAATCACGTCAGGACTCGCCAGAACCGGAAGCAGCCACAGAGTGGTGTCGGGCGTCTCTGGACGACGCGGCAATCTCAGTTATATTTCCTTATGACTATACAACCTCCGGCTCGCACATGAGGGCATATTCCAGCACAAAGGGCATGAGCTCGTCGCCGTCTTATATTCTCATCGCGTTATTTCTACTAATTCTATCCATAGGCTGCAAGGAGAAAGACCAAGCTGCGCCTGCACTTACTCCGGATACTACCACACAGGCAGAAACCGAACGCCCGAAATCTCGCGACAGCGTCGTTGTCATGCTTGTCGGAGTAGATTCGACAACCGTTTTGGAGCTTCTCGACCGGGATCACGATCTGCGATACAAGTCCACATCGATGGGGGCATTTGTTGAGGCTATCGATTCAATAGAGCAAAGCTCCAATGCTTTTTGGATGTATTCAGTCAATGACAGCATGATCCCGATGGCAAGCGACAAGCGCTACATCACTACCGGAGATACAGTTAGGTGGATGCTTAAAGTTCGGCCGTAG
- the kdsA gene encoding 3-deoxy-8-phosphooctulonate synthase, protein MPNSVFSRIERGEFFLIAGPCVAESESLCLKVAEHIAALAEKHRVPYIFKTSFQKANRLSGISYTGPGRKEGLAILAKVKKEFGLPVLTDIHETADIPAVAEVADILQIPALLCRQTDLVVEAAKSGRWVNIKKGQFLAPEDMALIAQKADSKKIMLTERGTTFGYRNLVVDFRGLLIMKEAGYPVIFDATHSLQLPGGGGTVSTGQPQYSIPMAKAAAAIGIDGLFIETHPEPSKALSDAGAMLPLSKMEELLESVLTVRMASSVTKELV, encoded by the coding sequence ATGCCAAATTCAGTTTTTTCGAGAATCGAACGGGGGGAGTTTTTCCTTATTGCCGGGCCATGTGTTGCCGAGTCGGAATCTCTCTGCCTCAAAGTCGCGGAGCACATCGCCGCTCTGGCCGAAAAACATAGGGTTCCTTATATTTTTAAGACATCGTTTCAAAAGGCCAATCGTTTATCCGGAATCTCATACACCGGCCCCGGCAGAAAAGAAGGACTTGCGATTCTTGCTAAAGTAAAAAAAGAGTTTGGATTACCTGTCCTGACTGATATTCATGAAACGGCAGATATTCCCGCCGTCGCCGAGGTTGCTGACATATTACAAATCCCGGCCCTTCTCTGCCGACAGACTGACCTTGTTGTCGAAGCCGCCAAATCAGGTCGCTGGGTTAACATTAAAAAAGGACAGTTTCTTGCCCCGGAAGATATGGCCCTTATTGCCCAAAAAGCCGATTCAAAAAAAATTATGCTCACCGAGCGCGGGACTACATTCGGCTATCGCAATCTTGTCGTCGATTTTCGCGGATTACTGATAATGAAAGAGGCCGGCTATCCGGTAATTTTCGATGCCACGCACTCGCTTCAACTTCCTGGCGGAGGAGGAACGGTCTCCACCGGACAGCCCCAATACAGCATCCCGATGGCCAAAGCCGCCGCGGCGATTGGAATCGACGGCCTTTTTATTGAGACCCACCCTGAACCATCCAAGGCCCTTTCCGATGCCGGGGCAATGCTT